A region of Kineosporia sp. NBRC 101731 DNA encodes the following proteins:
- a CDS encoding aminotransferase class V-fold PLP-dependent enzyme has translation MSASSSFRNTRYRQANLGVATPAGGISTFTPPESARASEPTTTESTLQITGPSTSTTTPPTAARLPIGPLLPVVGGNLAAPLAGNGTGGRTARAVNLDYAASAPALQAVADHVAEVLPYYASVHRGAGYASQVSTALYESARQTIGAFVGARPGDLTVFTRNTTDALNLLAGAVPQDGPGAGEVVVLDVEHHANLLPWTARRHRLIPTASTVAETVATLEATLAERPAALVAVTGCSNVTGEILPIGEIARIAHAHGARVVVDGAQLVPHRRVDIAALDVDYIAFSGHKIYAPFGSGVLIGRSDWLDAAQPHLAGGGAVRSVDAQGQAVWTTGVARHEGGTPNVLGAAALAAACRAIADLPEGAVEEHEAALSARLLDGLQAIPGVRVLRAWSDSTDRVGVVGFTVEGHEAARVAVYLSAEHGVGVRDGKFCAHPLLNRLGVTGGALRASLGLGSRSDDVERLLHAVRTLVTEGEKLQYEQIDGAWTPVNDDRPAPSWSTWGATNPVDGTSECGF, from the coding sequence ATGTCCGCATCGTCGTCCTTCCGCAACACCCGGTACCGCCAGGCGAACCTGGGTGTCGCCACGCCGGCCGGTGGGATCTCCACCTTCACGCCGCCCGAGTCCGCCCGGGCCAGCGAGCCCACGACCACGGAGAGCACCCTGCAGATCACCGGTCCCAGCACGAGTACGACGACCCCGCCGACCGCAGCTCGTCTCCCGATCGGCCCGCTGCTGCCGGTGGTGGGCGGCAACCTGGCCGCTCCCCTGGCCGGCAACGGCACCGGGGGCCGCACGGCGCGGGCGGTCAACCTCGACTACGCCGCGAGCGCCCCTGCGCTGCAGGCCGTGGCCGACCACGTGGCCGAGGTGCTGCCGTACTACGCGAGCGTGCACCGCGGCGCCGGGTACGCCTCGCAGGTGAGCACGGCGCTGTACGAGAGCGCTCGGCAGACGATCGGTGCCTTCGTGGGGGCCCGCCCGGGTGACCTGACCGTTTTCACCCGCAACACCACCGACGCCCTGAACCTGCTGGCCGGTGCGGTGCCGCAGGACGGTCCGGGGGCCGGCGAGGTGGTGGTGCTGGACGTCGAGCACCACGCCAACCTGCTGCCCTGGACCGCCCGCCGTCATCGCCTGATCCCGACCGCGAGCACGGTGGCCGAGACCGTCGCCACGCTGGAGGCCACGCTGGCCGAACGCCCGGCCGCGCTGGTCGCGGTGACCGGGTGTAGCAACGTGACCGGAGAGATCCTGCCGATCGGCGAGATCGCCCGTATCGCCCACGCGCACGGCGCCCGTGTCGTGGTGGACGGCGCCCAGCTGGTGCCCCACCGCCGGGTCGACATCGCCGCGCTGGACGTGGACTACATCGCCTTCTCCGGTCACAAGATCTACGCGCCGTTCGGTTCCGGCGTGCTCATCGGCCGTTCCGACTGGCTCGACGCCGCGCAGCCGCACCTGGCCGGCGGAGGGGCCGTGCGCTCGGTCGACGCGCAGGGCCAGGCCGTGTGGACCACGGGGGTCGCCCGGCACGAGGGTGGTACCCCGAACGTGCTCGGCGCCGCTGCCCTGGCCGCGGCCTGCCGGGCGATCGCCGATCTGCCCGAGGGCGCGGTCGAGGAGCACGAGGCGGCTCTGTCCGCGCGGCTTCTCGACGGTCTGCAGGCGATCCCGGGTGTGCGGGTGCTCCGCGCCTGGTCGGACAGCACCGACCGGGTCGGTGTGGTCGGCTTCACCGTCGAGGGTCACGAGGCCGCGCGGGTGGCCGTCTACCTGTCGGCCGAGCACGGCGTCGGGGTGCGGGACGGCAAGTTCTGCGCCCACCCGCTGCTGAACCGTCTCGGTGTCACCGGTGGTGCGTTGCGCGCCAGCCTGGGCCTGGGTTCCCGGAGCGACGACGTGGAGCGTCTGCTGCACGCCGTGCGCACCCTGGTCACCGAGGGGGAGAAGCTGCAGTACGAACAGATCGACGGAGCCTGGACGCCGGTGAACGACGACCGTCCGGCCCCGAGCTGGTCGACGTGGGGCGCTACCAACCCGGTCGACGGTACCTCGGAGTGCGGTTTCTGA
- a CDS encoding response regulator transcription factor, with amino-acid sequence MTRIVVVDDQAMVREGFSALLAAQPDLDVVGAAADGLEAVHVTRVMLPDVVLMDVRMPHLDGIEATRRIMALPGDRHPKVLILTTFDLDDYVFEALRAGASGFLLKDARSDELVQAVRVVAAGEGLLAPTVTRRLIEEFARRPGDPRPSVRLNALTPRETEVLTLIAGGLSNAEIAAHLVLGEQTVKTHVGRILSKLGLRDRAQAVVTAYESGLVRPGG; translated from the coding sequence GTGACACGGATCGTGGTCGTGGACGATCAGGCCATGGTGCGCGAGGGATTCTCCGCGCTGCTGGCGGCGCAACCCGACCTGGACGTCGTCGGCGCCGCCGCCGACGGACTCGAAGCCGTCCACGTGACCAGGGTGATGCTGCCCGACGTCGTCCTGATGGACGTCCGTATGCCCCACCTCGACGGCATCGAGGCGACCCGCCGCATCATGGCGCTGCCCGGTGACCGGCACCCGAAGGTCCTCATCCTCACCACGTTCGACCTGGACGACTACGTGTTCGAGGCGTTACGCGCGGGAGCCAGCGGATTCCTGCTCAAGGATGCCCGCAGCGACGAACTGGTCCAGGCCGTCCGCGTGGTCGCCGCGGGCGAGGGCCTGCTCGCGCCCACCGTGACCCGGCGACTGATCGAGGAGTTCGCCCGCCGACCCGGTGACCCGCGTCCGTCCGTGCGACTCAACGCCCTGACGCCCCGCGAGACCGAGGTGCTCACCCTGATCGCCGGCGGCCTGTCCAACGCCGAGATCGCGGCCCACCTGGTGCTGGGGGAGCAGACGGTGAAGACGCACGTCGGGCGCATCCTCAGCAAGCTCGGTCTGCGCGACCGGGCCCAGGCGGTGGTGACGGCCTACGAGAGTGGGCTGGTCCGGCCCGGCGGCTGA
- the rdgB gene encoding RdgB/HAM1 family non-canonical purine NTP pyrophosphatase, whose amino-acid sequence MTRLVLATHNAGKVTELRQILVDAGVEAELLGMDSFPEVADVVETGVTFAANALLKAHAVAQATQLPAIADDSGLAVDVLGGAPGVFSARWSGRHGDDLANLQLLLAQLGDVPDEHRRAHFACAAALALPDGTEQVWHGTMPGHLIREPRGAGGFGYDPIFVPDEPEGNTLSSAQITPEQKNAISHRGHAFRSLAADLSKLLNT is encoded by the coding sequence GTGACCCGCCTGGTGCTGGCCACGCACAACGCCGGCAAGGTGACCGAACTGCGGCAGATCCTCGTCGACGCGGGGGTCGAGGCCGAGTTGCTGGGCATGGACTCCTTCCCGGAGGTCGCCGACGTGGTCGAGACCGGTGTCACCTTCGCGGCCAACGCGCTGCTCAAGGCGCACGCGGTGGCGCAGGCGACCCAGCTGCCGGCGATCGCCGACGACTCCGGTCTGGCCGTGGACGTGCTCGGCGGTGCGCCCGGCGTGTTCAGCGCCCGCTGGTCCGGCCGGCACGGCGACGACCTGGCCAACCTGCAGCTGCTGCTCGCCCAGCTCGGCGACGTGCCGGACGAGCACCGCCGCGCCCACTTCGCCTGTGCGGCGGCCCTGGCCCTGCCCGACGGCACGGAGCAGGTCTGGCACGGCACGATGCCGGGTCACCTGATCCGGGAACCGCGGGGCGCGGGCGGTTTCGGTTACGACCCGATCTTCGTGCCGGACGAGCCGGAGGGCAACACCCTCAGCAGCGCGCAGATCACCCCCGAGCAGAAGAACGCCATCAGTCACCGGGGCCACGCGTTCCGGTCGCTGGCGGCCGATCTGTCGAAGTTACTCAACACGTAG
- a CDS encoding cytochrome P450: protein MIRGVPAIMRNPLAWLERVVERHGDLVAFPMPKTPVLLVNTPAGARHVLQRNHRNYAKATIQYGALSLVTGSGLLTSDGEVWRRHRRIMQPAFHHGGLDQVAVSTVVAGEQLRDDWDQSAPYAPIDAEAAIMRAMLTVVGRTLFADDLSDAGSDLVGAVDRALRQVIARATNPLAAGPLSRLPTLSARRMRSAVATLDQVTAGIVDRRRAQGVRAEDTDLLAVLLRAAGVGSDDPAAADSRPWMTDQEIRDELVTLVIAGHETVASSLVWILHLLADAPEVQERLYAELDQVLNGRPPAWKDIPHLTYTRAVVDEALRLYPPAWVITRRSAGADTIDGVDVPEGTLVIVSPWLLHRSAKNWSDPERFDPGRFLSDSDAVSGSAGSGSSSGSHSGSGSGSGSGSGSRSGSGHGDRNPAYLPFGAGPRLCIGRDFALVEAVLLLATLLRDRAVRRPAGAPRPVVEALVTLRPKHGLPMALVPRVPAADPSLGA, encoded by the coding sequence ATGATCCGCGGCGTTCCCGCGATCATGCGTAACCCGCTGGCCTGGTTGGAGCGGGTGGTCGAGCGGCACGGTGACCTGGTGGCTTTCCCGATGCCGAAGACCCCGGTGCTATTGGTCAACACCCCGGCCGGGGCCAGGCACGTGCTGCAGCGCAACCATCGCAACTACGCCAAGGCCACCATCCAGTACGGTGCGCTCTCCCTGGTCACCGGCTCCGGCCTCCTGACCTCGGACGGGGAGGTCTGGCGTCGTCACCGTCGCATCATGCAGCCCGCCTTTCATCACGGTGGCCTGGACCAGGTGGCGGTCTCCACCGTCGTCGCCGGTGAACAACTCCGCGATGACTGGGATCAGTCCGCCCCTTACGCCCCGATCGACGCCGAAGCGGCCATCATGCGGGCCATGCTCACCGTCGTCGGAAGAACGCTCTTCGCCGACGACCTGTCCGACGCCGGCTCCGACCTGGTCGGGGCCGTGGACCGTGCTCTGCGCCAGGTCATTGCCCGCGCGACCAATCCTCTTGCCGCAGGCCCCCTCTCGCGTCTCCCCACCTTGTCTGCCCGCCGTATGCGTTCTGCCGTAGCAACTCTCGACCAGGTCACCGCCGGTATCGTCGACCGCCGCCGGGCCCAGGGAGTACGGGCGGAAGACACCGACCTGCTGGCCGTGCTTCTCCGGGCGGCAGGCGTCGGGTCCGACGACCCAGCTGCCGCAGATTCCCGGCCCTGGATGACCGACCAGGAGATCCGTGACGAGCTGGTCACCCTGGTCATCGCCGGCCACGAGACGGTCGCGTCCAGCCTGGTCTGGATCCTGCACCTGCTGGCCGACGCCCCCGAGGTCCAGGAACGTCTGTACGCCGAACTCGACCAGGTGCTCAACGGACGTCCTCCCGCCTGGAAAGACATCCCCCACCTCACCTACACCCGCGCCGTGGTCGACGAAGCGCTCCGCCTCTACCCTCCGGCCTGGGTGATCACGCGGCGTTCGGCCGGCGCCGACACCATCGACGGCGTCGACGTGCCCGAAGGAACCCTCGTCATCGTCAGTCCCTGGCTTCTGCACCGCAGCGCCAAGAACTGGTCAGATCCCGAGCGATTCGATCCGGGACGATTTCTGTCCGACAGCGATGCTGTTTCTGGTTCTGCCGGCTCCGGCTCCAGCTCGGGCTCCCATTCCGGCTCTGGCTCTGGCTCGGGCTCCGGTTCCGGTTCCCGTTCCGGCTCGGGCCACGGCGACCGTAATCCTGCCTATCTTCCCTTCGGGGCGGGACCGCGTCTTTGTATCGGCCGCGACTTCGCCCTGGTCGAAGCGGTGCTTCTGCTGGCCACTCTGCTTCGTGACCGGGCCGTGCGTCGTCCGGCCGGAGCTCCCCGGCCGGTCGTCGAGGCACTGGTGACTCTAAGGCCCAAGCACGGATTGCCCATGGCGCTGGTCCCGCGAGTACCTGCTGCGGACCCGTCACTCGGCGCGTAA
- the rph gene encoding ribonuclease PH: protein MSTTTTDVRVDGRASDQLRDIKITRNWLDHAEGSVLVEFGRTRVLCAASFTEGVPRWRKGSGQGWVTAEYAMLPRATNTRSDRESIKGKVGGRTHEISRLIGRSLRAIIDTSALGENTLVLDCDVLQADGGTRTAAITGAYVALADAVEFARSKKLLRSATARPLKDTVAAVSVGIVGGRPVLDLCYDEDVNAGTDMNIVCSGDGRFIEVQGTAEGSPFDRAELNTLLDLGAAGCAELALIQKAALEASK, encoded by the coding sequence ATGTCAACCACCACGACCGACGTCCGCGTGGACGGCCGCGCGAGCGACCAGCTGCGCGACATCAAGATCACCCGTAACTGGCTCGATCACGCCGAGGGCAGCGTCCTGGTGGAGTTCGGGCGCACCCGGGTGCTGTGCGCCGCGTCGTTCACCGAGGGGGTGCCGCGCTGGCGCAAGGGCAGCGGCCAGGGCTGGGTGACGGCCGAGTACGCGATGCTGCCGCGGGCGACGAACACCCGCAGCGACCGCGAGTCGATCAAGGGCAAGGTCGGTGGCCGTACGCACGAGATCTCCCGGCTGATCGGCCGTAGCCTGCGCGCGATCATCGACACCTCCGCGCTCGGTGAGAACACCCTGGTGCTGGACTGCGACGTGCTGCAGGCCGACGGCGGTACCCGGACCGCGGCCATCACGGGCGCCTACGTGGCCCTGGCCGACGCCGTCGAGTTCGCCCGCTCGAAGAAATTGCTGCGCAGCGCCACCGCCCGGCCGCTGAAGGACACGGTCGCCGCGGTCAGCGTCGGCATCGTCGGTGGCCGCCCGGTGCTCGACCTGTGTTACGACGAGGACGTCAACGCGGGCACCGACATGAATATCGTCTGCAGCGGTGACGGGCGGTTCATCGAGGTGCAGGGCACGGCCGAGGGATCTCCCTTCGACCGCGCCGAGCTGAACACCCTGCTCGACCTGGGCGCGGCCGGGTGCGCCGAGCTGGCGCTGATCCAGAAGGCGGCGCTGGAGGCCTCGAAGTGA
- the bcp gene encoding thioredoxin-dependent thiol peroxidase has product MAKLEVGDTAPSFTLTAADESTVSLSDLAGRRVIVYFYPAAMTPGCTKQACDFRDSLDALQAEGFAVVGISPDKPAKLAKFVERDAITFPLLSDPGHEVLESYGAWGEKSLYGKTVVGVIRSTIVIDAEGKVELAKYNVKATGHVASLRKALKV; this is encoded by the coding sequence GTGGCCAAGCTCGAGGTCGGCGACACCGCACCATCGTTCACCCTGACCGCCGCCGACGAGTCGACCGTCTCGCTGTCCGACCTGGCCGGTCGGCGCGTCATCGTCTACTTCTACCCGGCCGCGATGACCCCGGGGTGCACCAAGCAGGCGTGCGACTTCCGCGACAGCCTCGACGCGCTGCAGGCCGAGGGCTTCGCCGTGGTCGGCATCTCGCCGGACAAACCTGCCAAACTGGCCAAGTTCGTCGAGCGGGACGCCATCACGTTTCCCCTCCTGTCCGATCCCGGGCACGAGGTGCTTGAGTCGTACGGCGCGTGGGGCGAGAAGAGTTTGTACGGCAAGACCGTTGTCGGCGTCATCCGGTCCACCATCGTGATCGACGCCGAGGGCAAGGTCGAGCTGGCCAAGTACAACGTGAAGGCTACGGGGCACGTCGCCTCGCTGCGCAAGGCCCTGAAGGTCTGA
- a CDS encoding co-chaperone GroES, producing MLNDRLLVSIDKEAGERRSSAGIVIPATASVGRRLAWSAVVAIGQHVRQVQIGDRVLYDPEDLSEVELHGEQYILLRERDIHAVAAPRVEDDRTGLYL from the coding sequence ATGCTGAACGACCGCCTCCTTGTCTCCATCGACAAGGAGGCCGGTGAACGCCGCTCGAGCGCCGGCATCGTCATCCCGGCCACGGCTTCCGTCGGCCGCCGTCTGGCCTGGTCGGCCGTCGTGGCCATCGGACAGCACGTACGGCAGGTCCAGATCGGTGACCGGGTGCTCTACGACCCCGAAGACCTGTCCGAGGTCGAGCTGCACGGCGAGCAGTACATCCTCCTGCGGGAGCGTGACATTCACGCTGTCGCGGCTCCCCGTGTGGAGGACGACCGGACGGGGCTGTACCTCTGA
- a CDS encoding histidine kinase gives MQWRRLWPEPVVLVATFAMFWIAFGSAGATYDLHATGRGPMFFVALIVAAPLAFVVARPLPALMFSVATAFVLAFTLPVLNDAPWQWLIVQGLIIFVLLFSTAAQHSVRDALGTWVLTSSLFYWGVQPNARSGWVVGLGAIALFGILTGRLLRARRDLQAQTQVSEEERARRRVLEERAQLARDLHDIVAHHMSLVVVQAETAQYRVPDLGDAAREELLSVAETARKALVETRSLLNVLRREDSSAPEAPQPGLHLLPELVESTRRAGVQLDADITGDFAGLREGQSLAAFRIAQEALANATRHAGGAPVRLEARAGEHDVTLTVTSGEPGPVGDPPETGHGIVGMRERAAAAGGRIEVGPTPNGFVVRLHLPSDQSDQEETPDQ, from the coding sequence ATGCAGTGGAGACGCCTCTGGCCTGAACCCGTCGTGCTGGTGGCCACCTTCGCCATGTTCTGGATCGCCTTCGGCTCCGCCGGGGCCACTTACGACCTGCACGCCACGGGCCGCGGCCCGATGTTCTTCGTCGCGCTGATCGTGGCCGCGCCCCTGGCCTTCGTCGTGGCCCGACCGCTACCCGCCCTGATGTTCAGTGTGGCAACGGCTTTCGTCCTGGCGTTCACGCTGCCGGTGCTGAACGACGCACCCTGGCAGTGGCTCATCGTGCAGGGCCTGATCATCTTCGTGCTGCTGTTCTCCACGGCCGCCCAGCACTCCGTCCGGGACGCCCTCGGGACCTGGGTCCTGACCTCGTCGCTCTTCTACTGGGGGGTGCAGCCGAACGCCCGCAGCGGCTGGGTGGTCGGGCTCGGCGCCATCGCCCTGTTCGGGATACTGACCGGCCGCCTTCTGCGGGCCCGCCGGGATCTGCAGGCCCAGACCCAGGTGAGCGAGGAGGAACGGGCCCGCCGCCGGGTGCTGGAGGAGCGCGCCCAGCTGGCCCGCGACCTGCACGACATCGTCGCCCACCACATGTCCCTGGTCGTGGTGCAGGCCGAGACCGCGCAGTACCGGGTGCCCGACCTGGGCGACGCCGCCCGCGAGGAGTTGCTGTCCGTCGCCGAGACCGCTCGCAAGGCGCTGGTCGAGACCCGGTCACTCCTGAACGTGCTGCGGCGGGAGGACTCCTCGGCCCCGGAGGCTCCGCAGCCGGGCCTGCACCTGCTGCCCGAGCTGGTGGAGAGCACCCGCCGGGCCGGGGTCCAGCTCGACGCCGATATCACCGGTGACTTCGCAGGGCTCCGGGAAGGACAGTCCCTGGCCGCCTTTCGCATCGCTCAGGAGGCCCTGGCCAATGCCACCCGGCATGCCGGGGGAGCCCCCGTGCGTCTGGAGGCCCGGGCCGGCGAACACGACGTCACCCTGACCGTGACCAGCGGAGAGCCTGGCCCCGTCGGCGATCCCCCGGAGACCGGGCACGGCATCGTCGGCATGCGTGAACGGGCCGCGGCCGCCGGGGGCAGAATTGAGGTCGGACCGACGCCGAACGGATTCGTCGTGCGGTTGCATCTACCCAGCGACCAGAGCGACCAGGAAGAGACACCGGACCAGTGA
- a CDS encoding molybdopterin-dependent oxidoreductase — translation MNSNRRLLAAGAGLASGVFALGLAQVIAGLVSPSSAPIVALGDVVVANVPPWLKNFAVSTFGTHDKVALLTVAYLVAGLLSALAGLLALRGRAGTWLVLALGAVAALAAATRPESTALAALPSLIGAAAGMFVLQRLVGVIREWGRAEPGTAASLIAGRRTVIGLGSVLAVGIATGTLGNWLGARLRGATASRDALELPVPADPAPALRSGVEVGVKGMEPFLTPNDDFYRIDTALSVPLLKAEDWSLRIHGLVEQEVTLTWAELIAGDLVERDLTLMCVSNEVGGDLTGTARWIGLPIQPLLERAGVSKDADMVLSTSSDGWTASTPVETLTDGRDAILAIGMNGEPLPLEHGFPVRMIVPGLYGYVSATKWVVDLEVTRFDRAEGYWTPRGWSERGPVKTGSRIDVPVNGEKVDAGTVTLAGIAWAEHRGITGVEVRVDGGVWQKATLGAEDSVDTWRQWYFAWDDAPKGSHQVQVRATDGDGTVQTGDEAPPAPDGATGWHTVSVTVR, via the coding sequence ATGAACAGCAACAGACGACTACTCGCAGCCGGCGCCGGTCTGGCCTCCGGTGTGTTCGCGCTCGGCCTGGCCCAGGTGATCGCCGGCCTGGTCTCGCCCTCCTCCGCCCCGATCGTGGCCCTCGGCGACGTCGTGGTGGCCAACGTGCCGCCCTGGCTGAAGAACTTCGCGGTCAGCACGTTCGGCACCCACGACAAGGTGGCCCTGCTGACGGTGGCCTACCTGGTCGCGGGCCTTCTCAGCGCCCTGGCCGGCCTCCTCGCCCTCCGCGGCCGGGCCGGCACCTGGCTCGTGCTCGCCCTCGGCGCCGTCGCGGCGCTCGCAGCCGCCACCCGGCCGGAGTCCACGGCGCTCGCAGCCCTGCCCAGCCTGATCGGGGCGGCGGCGGGCATGTTCGTGCTGCAGCGCCTCGTCGGCGTGATCCGGGAGTGGGGCCGGGCCGAGCCCGGCACCGCGGCCTCGTTGATCGCCGGGCGCCGCACCGTGATCGGTCTGGGTTCGGTGCTCGCCGTGGGCATCGCGACCGGCACCCTCGGCAACTGGCTGGGTGCCCGGCTGCGGGGTGCGACGGCCTCCCGCGACGCGCTCGAGCTGCCCGTGCCCGCCGATCCGGCACCGGCTCTCCGCAGCGGCGTCGAGGTCGGGGTCAAGGGGATGGAACCGTTCCTCACCCCGAACGACGACTTCTACCGCATCGACACGGCTCTGAGCGTGCCGTTGCTGAAGGCCGAGGACTGGTCACTGCGCATCCACGGCCTGGTCGAGCAGGAGGTCACGCTGACCTGGGCCGAACTGATCGCCGGGGATCTGGTCGAGCGGGATCTCACCCTGATGTGTGTGTCCAACGAGGTCGGTGGCGACCTGACCGGCACCGCCCGCTGGATCGGCCTGCCGATCCAGCCTCTGCTCGAGCGGGCCGGTGTGAGCAAGGACGCCGACATGGTGCTCTCCACGAGCTCCGACGGCTGGACCGCGTCGACCCCGGTCGAGACCCTGACCGACGGCCGGGACGCGATCCTGGCCATCGGCATGAACGGCGAGCCGCTGCCGCTGGAACACGGTTTCCCGGTCCGCATGATCGTGCCCGGGCTGTACGGCTACGTCTCCGCGACCAAGTGGGTGGTCGACCTCGAGGTCACCCGCTTCGACCGGGCCGAGGGCTACTGGACGCCGCGGGGCTGGTCGGAGCGGGGCCCGGTGAAGACCGGGTCCCGCATCGACGTACCCGTCAACGGCGAGAAGGTGGACGCCGGAACGGTCACCCTGGCCGGGATCGCCTGGGCCGAGCACCGCGGGATCACCGGCGTCGAGGTCCGGGTGGACGGTGGGGTCTGGCAGAAGGCCACCCTCGGGGCCGAGGACAGCGTCGACACCTGGCGCCAGTGGTACTTCGCCTGGGACGACGCCCCGAAGGGGTCACACCAGGTCCAGGTCCGGGCCACGGACGGCGACGGCACCGTTCAGACGGGCGATGAGGCCCCGCCCGCGCCGGACGGGGCCACCGGCTGGCACACCGTCAGCGTGACCGTCCGGTGA
- a CDS encoding alpha/beta-hydrolase family protein produces MRTVTAAALLVLVLPPRLLPHPLAVDILIGMVALVLGYAAGALLERLPRLGAHPRSGRVLALGLLVVATLRTGSRLDTLNASLGIAGGSTPHAVLAVLGSVLGAAVVLLTVRSLRKLSGRRLAVVLCLPVLAGALVAARSSSDGREGAEFLSGARNSADITAVTHRPATSPRRIYVMRGSAGTVADRVRQAVGQTVDRTGTITPKAILIVVPTGSGWVNQRMTASLEELYDGDLTTVAVQYASSPSWLAFLRGGEGVRETAAELIGQMRSRIDRLPARQRPDLLVYGESLGAWGALPWLHQVDAALLVGVPGGHQAVGPGLMTLNHADDPVPGWRLRLSPVTFWRSNADVISSQSVPFGHGHSYGGPETAAAWCQVLILPTC; encoded by the coding sequence ATGAGGACCGTCACCGCTGCCGCCCTGCTCGTCCTGGTCCTGCCGCCGCGCCTGCTGCCCCACCCACTGGCCGTGGACATCCTCATCGGCATGGTCGCCCTGGTGCTCGGGTATGCCGCCGGAGCCCTGCTGGAACGACTGCCGCGGCTGGGCGCCCACCCTCGATCCGGACGCGTTCTCGCCCTGGGCCTGCTCGTCGTCGCCACACTACGCACCGGTTCCCGGCTGGACACGCTGAACGCATCCCTCGGGATCGCCGGTGGTTCCACCCCTCATGCCGTTCTCGCGGTGCTCGGCTCGGTCCTGGGCGCCGCGGTCGTCCTCCTGACCGTCCGGTCGCTGCGGAAGCTGTCCGGACGACGACTGGCCGTGGTGCTCTGCCTGCCCGTGCTCGCCGGGGCCCTGGTCGCCGCGCGATCCTCCTCGGACGGTCGGGAAGGAGCCGAGTTCCTTTCCGGGGCGCGAAATTCCGCCGACATCACCGCGGTCACACACCGTCCGGCCACCTCTCCCCGGCGTATTTATGTGATGCGCGGTTCGGCCGGGACGGTGGCCGACCGCGTCCGTCAAGCAGTCGGTCAAACAGTCGACCGAACGGGAACCATCACCCCGAAGGCGATCCTCATCGTCGTCCCCACCGGGTCGGGCTGGGTGAACCAACGGATGACCGCGAGCCTGGAAGAGCTGTACGACGGCGACCTGACCACGGTGGCCGTGCAGTACGCGTCCTCACCGAGCTGGCTGGCGTTCCTGCGGGGAGGTGAGGGGGTGCGCGAGACGGCGGCGGAGCTGATCGGGCAGATGCGGTCCCGGATCGACCGGCTGCCGGCCCGGCAGCGCCCCGATCTGCTGGTCTACGGCGAGAGCCTGGGGGCCTGGGGCGCCCTGCCCTGGCTGCATCAGGTGGACGCCGCGCTGCTGGTCGGAGTTCCGGGAGGTCATCAGGCCGTTGGACCCGGCCTGATGACGCTCAACCATGCCGACGACCCGGTTCCGGGCTGGCGACTACGGCTTTCCCCGGTGACGTTCTGGCGCTCGAACGCCGACGTGATCTCGTCGCAGAGCGTGCCGTTCGGTCACGGACACAGCTACGGCGGCCCGGAGACCGCCGCGGCCTGGTGCCAGGTGCTGATACTGCCTACGTGTTGA
- a CDS encoding DUF3618 domain-containing protein, producing the protein MSDKKSGGKKPAGSGSSDKAPSGSPTELELQIQARRDHLAATIDELTTRAQPKEIARRSAAALSDRFQTVTHTPEGELRSERVAAVAGAFVVVAGALIFIRGRG; encoded by the coding sequence ATGAGCGACAAGAAGTCCGGGGGGAAGAAGCCGGCCGGTTCCGGTTCCTCCGACAAGGCGCCGAGCGGTTCGCCCACCGAGCTGGAGCTGCAGATCCAGGCGCGGCGTGATCACCTCGCCGCCACGATCGACGAGCTGACCACCCGGGCCCAGCCCAAGGAGATCGCGCGCCGAAGTGCCGCTGCGCTCTCCGACCGGTTCCAGACCGTCACCCACACCCCCGAGGGCGAGCTGCGCAGCGAGCGCGTCGCGGCGGTGGCCGGTGCGTTCGTCGTGGTCGCCGGTGCTCTGATCTTCATTCGTGGCCGAGGCTGA